One window of the Desulfatiglans sp. genome contains the following:
- a CDS encoding response regulator, protein MTQIDKDKQRGLILIAEDDPDDRFLIEQAFQTSNFADSLFFVEDGEELLDYLFGRKQYSTNGPTIPSCIVLDLKMPRKDGREALQEIKQNPEYANLPILVYSTSDSEHDIQYCSNLGISDYMKKPDSFSGILGLVEKVKGVCFSAL, encoded by the coding sequence ATGACGCAGATTGATAAAGATAAACAACGTGGTCTTATTTTAATTGCAGAAGATGACCCGGATGATCGATTCCTGATTGAGCAGGCCTTTCAGACGAGTAATTTTGCAGACAGCCTTTTTTTCGTTGAGGATGGTGAGGAACTGCTGGACTATCTGTTTGGCCGTAAACAATATTCGACAAATGGACCGACCATCCCTTCATGTATTGTGCTTGATCTTAAAATGCCGCGGAAGGATGGACGGGAAGCATTACAGGAGATTAAACAGAATCCTGAATATGCAAACCTTCCCATACTTGTGTATAGTACATCGGATTCCGAACATGATATACAATATTGCTCCAATCTAGGCATTTCCGATTATATGAAAAAGCCTGACAGCTTTTCAGGGATCCTGGGATTGGTGGAAAAAGTCAAAGGCGTCTGCTTTTCAGCCCTGTAA
- a CDS encoding ComF family protein, giving the protein MNLFTELIDIIYPKKCHICMDFLDDSERKLPDICNTCFSSFPLLTHPFCSICGVPFVSKVEEDHLCEKCIRTRPFYDELRSPYLYEDKIMEAIHRLKYSGKSYLAKSMGRLLADFLTEWTGDLDGMIMIPVPLHKRKLRQRGFNQSVLLAKSISRLLNLKTDYFTLTRIRYTETQTGLTLEERRKNVKGAFEVTGNANLNGKGVILVDDVATTGNTMDECARVLKKAGCTRVFGLTLARTAAY; this is encoded by the coding sequence ATGAACCTTTTTACAGAACTTATAGATATCATATATCCAAAAAAATGCCATATATGCATGGATTTCCTTGATGACAGTGAAAGGAAACTCCCGGATATATGTAACACCTGTTTTTCTAGCTTCCCTCTGCTTACTCACCCTTTCTGCTCCATATGCGGGGTGCCGTTTGTATCAAAGGTTGAGGAGGATCACCTCTGCGAAAAATGTATCCGCACAAGGCCATTTTATGATGAACTGAGGTCGCCATATCTTTATGAGGATAAGATCATGGAGGCAATTCACCGGTTAAAATATTCAGGCAAATCATATCTGGCAAAATCCATGGGGCGTCTCCTTGCAGACTTTTTAACAGAGTGGACAGGTGATCTGGATGGCATGATCATGATACCTGTGCCGCTCCATAAAAGAAAACTCAGGCAGAGGGGATTTAACCAGAGTGTGCTTCTTGCAAAATCAATAAGCAGATTGCTTAACCTGAAAACAGATTACTTCACACTTACGAGAATAAGGTATACAGAGACCCAGACAGGGCTTACACTGGAAGAGAGAAGGAAAAATGTAAAGGGGGCATTTGAGGTAACTGGCAATGCCAATCTGAATGGTAAGGGTGTGATACTGGTGGATGATGTTGCAACTACAGGGAATACTATGGATGAATGCGCCAGGGTGCTAAAAAAGGCAGGTTGCACGAGGGTCTTTGGTCTTACGCTGGCAAGAACGGCTGCATATTGA
- the rfaE2 gene encoding D-glycero-beta-D-manno-heptose 1-phosphate adenylyltransferase — MKDHREKVKSIDDAQKEINLLKKKGKRIVFTNGCFDILHIGHARYLYEARALGDFLIVAVNSDSSVKALKGPTRPVVPENERAEMIAALGCVDMAIIFDEETPYEVIKKIVPHVLVKGGDWKEDDIVGADIVKRAGGVVKSILFIEGSSTTNIINRIR, encoded by the coding sequence ATGAAGGATCACAGAGAGAAGGTTAAATCAATAGATGATGCACAAAAAGAGATCAACCTCCTTAAAAAAAAGGGAAAAAGGATAGTATTTACAAACGGGTGCTTTGACATACTGCATATAGGCCATGCAAGGTATCTGTATGAGGCACGGGCGCTTGGTGATTTTTTAATAGTGGCAGTGAACAGCGACAGCTCTGTTAAGGCATTAAAAGGGCCAACAAGACCTGTGGTGCCGGAAAATGAAAGGGCTGAAATGATAGCTGCCCTTGGCTGTGTTGACATGGCCATTATTTTTGATGAAGAGACCCCCTATGAGGTGATAAAAAAGATTGTCCCCCATGTGCTTGTAAAGGGTGGAGACTGGAAAGAGGATGATATTGTGGGAGCTGATATAGTTAAGAGGGCAGGCGGGGTGGTAAAAAGCATTCTCTTTATAGAGGGTTCATCAACCACAAATATTATAAACAGGATAAGATAG